The following are encoded in a window of Psilocybe cubensis strain MGC-MH-2018 chromosome 4, whole genome shotgun sequence genomic DNA:
- a CDS encoding PX domain-containing protein (PX domain-containing protein C1450.12): MPDPNQTDKPPALHQREGEPTEKSDLTPIRAHYLKKALVQLQFARELDLISTEGPPNVSTLSYLGPPFTSPPKDAPPLDLPFLRYIFRQFVLTFPFMAAAPKDFYSLKLQPFVGAVLARNITQGSVLDDAESEQASRKRLLAKVERNLSLFVNAATKLVEPEEVVRLSQADLDRLEVLSRKRQRRLAKDRDSFEVNIVSVRTVVDKGRMRSRAHEEFIIRTKRSRYPDVYVSRRYGDFRTLAAELAKMHPQEEIRLPPAKDKTYSSAPPMTPTTSQPPPSRQATSSTFNDYNLNSPTGLSSENFPAPSRLTREKNRLTLRSYLNSLLSSSTIASSPVLRSFLLSGPTTLSPEELEDARRREEADRVREEGRKKFAKEIAGRVDGLREAVKSVKGDIMGKDGLTRIFATIKVTPDIRDLPSNYHAVVEWARISLASTVFQMFVASDDASETFSGLKRIHGLMPYFMMKTALKITNPVAMIRSMLDLFLAQPFGGRSLLQRMFTSSLTEEVKVLEEEIEAVKEKVDDPIMCEKVRQFVYAPREIQSMFKDDAASEQMHVLTIVLRSAENPVLSRAQMHRLARAHKAHIIYTKYRESLADSDDDDGPQDDDAWLLEDLKVLANLYSKLKDREQLIELIFETVEQVDGLSQDDPHLTVQAFVNLIIRHEQSFYHFVHKVHAKGEGLFDNLMRWVELFLTAVRDGLGEPISLEYLLPHKGQERADIFAEVDKIAQYHYKLKVLYEDKLRRRFGRAQSNEADAEDEATQAMVNGVIGEISFGELVQGDAVDLAAEETDEADTTSEEEYSSSEYETGSESDNGSDEFRTDKIKSKHPPSLPTSPLSPSYSSSATSQSLAHSHDRQPRNHIQTSPRKHAQHASTTGSSSNISYPPEPKRKRSLSLHRAKSLTFSLGKRNQDVPPVPLIPAIPPVSPVSTNPKIIPPPPSRPLPPSPYSDDSPPPVPSKDSPSEQYRAMNSTTPNASPHNVSLKAKRKKVSQGLKPPELQHIPQLLPVFTEMMKPLLLRKSQVE; encoded by the exons ATGCCCGACCCAAATCAGACAGATAAGCCGCCAGCACTCCATCAACGCGAAGGCGAGCCCACTGAGAAATCAGATCTCACACCCATCCGTGCTCACTATCTCAAGAAGGCCCTCGTCCAGCTCCAGTTTGCCCGTGAGCTTGATCTAATCTCAACAGAGGGTCCTCCCAATGTCTCGACTCTGTCATATCTTGGGCCTCCATTTACCTCCCCACCAAAGGATGCTCCTCCACTAGACCTTCCTTTTCTACGCTATATCTTTCGTCAATTCGTGCTGACGTTTCCGTTTATGGCTGCGGCTCCTAAAGATTTCTACTCGTTGAAGCTTCAACCTTTCGTTGGTGCTGTTCTTGCTAGAAACATCACTCAGGGCTCCGTTCTTGATGACGCCGAGTCAGAGCAAGCATCCCGAAAAAGGCTGTTGGCTAAGGTGGAACGAAACCTCTCGCTTTTCGTTAATGCTGCCACCAAGCTGGTAGAACCGGAGGAAGTCGTCAGGTTGTCACAAGCCGATCTCGATAGATTAGAGGTTTTGTCCAGAAAGCGGCAGCGTCGATTGGCGAAAGACAGAGATTCATTTGAGGTCAATATCGTCAGTGTACGTACCGTGGTTGACAAAGGACGCATGCGCAGTCGTGCTCACGAG GAATTTATTATCAGAACGAAGCGGTCTCGCTATCCAGATGTATACGTCTCCAGGCGCTATGGGGACTTCCGCACTCTTGCTGCTGAA CTTGCTAAGATGCACCCTCAAGAAGAGATACGCCTCCCCCCGGCAAAGGATAAAACATATAGTTCAGCGCCTCCAATGACACCGACTACTTCCCAACCTCCTCCATCACGCCAAGCTACGTCTTCGACATTCAATGATTATAATCTAAACAGTCCTACTGGTTTATCTTCGGAGAATTTTCCTGCACCTTCACGGCTCACCAGAGAGAAAAATCGCTTGACTCTTCGCTCATACCTCAATTCCCTTTTGAGCTCGTCAACCATAGCTTCTTCACCTGTTCTACggtctttccttctttccggGCCAACGACATTGTCTCCTGAAGAGCTAGAAGATGCAAGGCGTAGGGAGGAGGCAGACAGAGTAAGGGAGGAGGGTAGGAAAAAGTTTGCTAAAGAGATTGCTGGGCGTGTTGATGGCCTTAGGGAGGCCGTTAAAAGCGTTAAAGGAGATATAATGGGCAAAG ATGGCTTAACACGCATTTTTGCAACCATCAAGGTTACTCCTGACATTCGAGATTTGCCCTCAAACTATCATGCTGTTGTAGAATGGGCCAGAATATC TCTAGCGTCCACTGTCTTTCAAATGTTCGTCGCCTCCGATGATGCATCAGAGACATTTTCAGGTCTGAAAAGAATTCATGGGTTAATGCCTTACTTTATGATGAAGACAGCTCTCAAAATAACAAACCCAGTAGCTATGATACGCA GCATGTTGGATCTTTTCCTTGCGCAGCCATTCGGGGGGCGCAGCCTTTTGCAACG AATGTTCACCAGTTCGTTGACGGAAGAAGTCAAAGTTTTGGAAGAGGAAATCGAAGCTGTCAAAGAAAAGGTGGACGATCCAATCATGTGCGAGAAAGTTCGACAATTTGTATACGCCCCCCGGGAAATCCAGTCTATGTTTAAGGATGATGCAG CTTCTGAGCAGATGCATGTACTCACCATTGTTTTGAGATCGGCTGAGAATCCCGTTTTATCTCGTGCACAGATGCATCGACTTGCTCGGGCCCATAAAGCCCATATTATCTATACAAAGTATAGAGAATCCCTGGCCGAttcagatgatgatgatggaccTCAGGACGATGATGCATGGCTTCTAGAAGACCTCAAGGTTCTCGCTAATTTGTATTCCAAGCTCAAAGATCGCGAGCAGCTAATTGAATTAATTTTTGAG ACTGTGGAACAGGTTGATGGAC TTAGTCAGGATGATCCTCACCTGACTGTACAGGCCTTCGTCAACCTGATCATACGACATGAACAATCTTTCTACCACTTTGTTCACAAGGTCCATGCCAAAGGCGAAGGATTATTCGACAACCTTATGCGTTGGGTAGAATTGTTCTTGACAGCCGTCCGGGATGGTCTCGGTGAACCCATCAGTTTGGAGTATCTTCTGCCACACAAAGGTCAAGAGCGTGCAGATATATTTGCCGAGGTCGATAAAATCGCACAATACCATTACAAGTTGAAAGTACTATACGAAGATAAGCTTCGTCGACGATTTGGAAGGGCGCAATCCAACGAAGCAGATGCTGAAGATGAGGCAACTCAAGCTATGGTGAATGGTGTAATTGGCGAAATTAGTTTTGGAGAACTAGTTCAAGGGGACGCCGTTGACCTGGCGGCCGAGGAGACAGACGAAGCAGACACAACCAGCGAAGAAGAGTACTCATCCAGTGAATATGAGACCGGAAGCGAATCAGACAATGGGTCGGATGAATTTAGAACGGACAAGATAAAATCCAAGCATCCACCGTCATTGCCTACCTCACCACTTTCACCCTCGTATTCTAGCAGTGCAACTTCACAATCTCTGGCTCATTCGCACGATAGACAGCCTCGCAATCACATTCAAACATCGCCACGGAAGCATGCACAGCATGCTTCCACTACAGGTTCCTCGAGTAACATAAGCTATCCTCCAGAGCCGAAGCGAAAGCGATCCCTGTCTTTACATAGAGCCAAATCTTTGACCTTTTCATTGGGTAAACGCAACCAGGACGTTCCTCCTGTCCCTTTAATACCGGCAATCCCCCCTGTATCTCCTGTTTCAACCAACCCAAAAATCATCCCACCACCGCCGTCTAGACCTCTTCCGCCCAGTCCATACAGCGACGATTCACCCCCTCCTGTTCCCTCAAAGGATTCTCCTTCTGAACAATATCGGGCCATGAATTCAACAACGCCCAATGCTTCTCCACACAATGTTTCTCTCAAAGCCAAACGCAAAAAGGTATCTCAAGGGTTAAAACCGCCAGAACTCCAGCATATTCCTCAGTTGCTCCCTGTCTTTACCGAAATG ATGaaacctcttcttctaaGGAAATCACAAGTGGAGTAG